The genome window GATACCCCACCAATTGGCCCGGACAGTGGTAAGTCACCTCGCCGCCCCGCTCAACTCGGTGCAGTTCCGACTGAGTTTGACTTGGGTCAAATTTTAGAAATTCCAGCTTTGCTCCCAGTCCCAAAGTGTACACCGGCGGATGTTCCAGCAAAATCAGGACATCTGGCAAATCTGGTTTGTCGCGGCGTTCTTGCACGAGTTTTTGCTGGATTTCCCAAGCTTGGGAGTAGGGAACAAGTCCCCAATCGAGGAGCAAGCAGGGTGGTGCATTTAGCTGTTGAGGGATGAGAGGAGAAATCATGCAAAAAATCAAGAGTGTTTTTACGGAATATTGGGGCAGTTTAAATCAAGAATTGTCAACATATAATAAAAGATTTGGAAGATAAGTGTTTTCCAGAATACATAGTGCTACTGTATAAAATATACCCAAGTAAAAGAAGGGAGGGAGCTCTATGAAGCTTGTTATCCAGGGTAAAAATATAGAAATCACCGATGCGATTCGCGAGTACGTCAATCAAAAGGTTGAAAAGGCAGTTAGCCATTTTCAAAATTTGACTACAGAAGTGGACATACATCTATCGGTGGCTCGTAACCCCAGGATCAATCCTAAGCAGACTGCTGAGGTGACAATTTATGCTAACGGCAGCGTTATTCGGGCTGAAGAAAGCACGGAAAGCCTGTATGCCAGCATCGATTTGGTTGCCGACAAGATAGCTCGTCAACTGCGGAAATTTAAGGAAAAACGCCACGACAACAAGACCCACAGTAGTGTTAAAACGGTTACGGCAGTTGAAGAACATCCTGTAGTAGCGGATCTGATTGGCGATCGAACTCCCGAACTTCCTGCTGAGGTGGTACGGACTAAGTATTTTGCCATGCCTCCAATGACTGTGCAACAAGCTTTGGAACAATTGCAGATTATCGATCACGATTTCTATATGTTCCGTAATGCGGAAACAGACGAAATTAACGTACTCTACGAACGCAAGAGTCACGGCGGCTATGGAGTTATCCAACCGCGCCACAGCAACGGTAACGGTAATAGCAAAAATGGCAAAACTGCCGAAAGCGCTACATCTGAAAAATCGAGTGTTGCAAAAAGCTAGATAATTGCTGAGTGCTAATTGTTAATGGGTGCAAGCCGTTAGCAAAAAAGGACTAAAGTCCTTACTACGAACCACGAGTTTTTAGTAATGATTTTAGTCCTTTCTTGTTTTTTTAGAGAATCAGGACTGAGGTGTTCACTACGAACAAGTGCTAAAATCTGTCTTTACCAGCTAGCTGTATCTCGCGACTAAATCTTTCGCTGCTTGTCGGTGTTTTTCTACCAAACTCGGCGGGGAAAGCACTTGGGGGCTATCCATATATCTTTGCACCCACACACTGAATTCGTTCAGGGAGGGATGGGGCAAATTTATCTGATAATTAACATACAGCAGCTTGCCAAAACTGTCCCTCGGCCCTTCCTTAATTTTTTGTCGCGGGTGTCGCCGATCTCCCTCTAGACTCCTTGCGCTGTCTGGGGTGTAGAATGGAGGTGAAACTAATTGAATGGAATGTATGCGGAAGTTAGTTTTCTCAGATACAGAAATGTTTTATCGTGAGCTAAAGACAGCCTTGGAGCAAAGTGAGCAAGTTGAAGTTATTACAGACTACGAGCGATATTCAGACCTTCCAGAGAAGTTAAAAACCATTTTTGAGTTACACAAGAACAAATCGGGAGAGTGGGTAAATATAGCTACAGGCGCATTCATCCCTTCTTCTGCTGGGGTTACTACAATTAACTACTCTGCCCTCTATATTTTTGCTGGTGCTGGTGCAGGTGCTATTCTTGGATTTATAGTTGGTGGCCCTGTTGGAGCAGCAGTGGGCGGTGGTATCGGAGCCATAGTTGGAACTCTTGCTGTTGTGACATCAAGCGGAAGGCATCATGTAGATATAGAAATTG of Oscillatoria nigro-viridis PCC 7112 contains these proteins:
- the hpf gene encoding ribosome hibernation-promoting factor, HPF/YfiA family — translated: MKLVIQGKNIEITDAIREYVNQKVEKAVSHFQNLTTEVDIHLSVARNPRINPKQTAEVTIYANGSVIRAEESTESLYASIDLVADKIARQLRKFKEKRHDNKTHSSVKTVTAVEEHPVVADLIGDRTPELPAEVVRTKYFAMPPMTVQQALEQLQIIDHDFYMFRNAETDEINVLYERKSHGGYGVIQPRHSNGNGNSKNGKTAESATSEKSSVAKS